A region from the Serinibacter arcticus genome encodes:
- a CDS encoding STAS domain-containing protein: protein MDDAGLIARPVVDVSQDGRGTFITLTGEIDVSASGDLADAVAQAEKASRRTSVDASGITFMDSSGIALLARLATRTPGPLRVIDPPEVVRFLLDVTRIGDMVEIVEGGAPDPDTEPFSAA from the coding sequence ATGGACGATGCTGGGCTGATCGCGCGACCGGTGGTCGACGTGAGCCAGGACGGGCGGGGGACGTTCATCACCCTGACCGGCGAGATCGACGTCAGCGCCTCGGGGGACCTGGCCGACGCCGTCGCCCAGGCCGAGAAGGCCTCGCGCCGCACCTCGGTGGACGCCTCCGGCATCACCTTCATGGACTCCAGCGGCATCGCGCTGCTCGCGCGGCTGGCGACCCGGACACCGGGCCCGCTCCGCGTCATCGACCCGCCCGAGGTCGTCCGCTTCCTCCTCGACGTCACCCGTATCGGCGACATGGTCGAGATCGTCGAGGGCGGCGCGCCGGACCCCGACACCGAACCGTTCTCCGCCGCCTGA
- a CDS encoding DUF3151 family protein produces MSHESLGTDVSVGPPSTRLPADHPDITVAALLGDDGGVVDVRDVDALRSAAAAHPDSSLAWALLARTELDGIAEDGDAVAADAVTAYAYARVGYHRGLDALRRAGWRGQGPIPVSHPANRGFLAALLALGDAARALGEVEEATRIAEFVDQSDPTAPAVLASGVPVGEAPATTGAE; encoded by the coding sequence GTGAGTCACGAGAGCCTGGGGACCGACGTCAGCGTCGGACCGCCGTCCACCCGTCTGCCCGCCGATCACCCTGACATCACCGTCGCGGCCCTGCTCGGGGACGACGGCGGAGTCGTCGACGTCCGCGACGTCGACGCGCTGCGGTCCGCGGCCGCCGCGCACCCCGACTCGAGCCTGGCCTGGGCGCTTCTGGCGCGCACCGAGCTCGACGGGATCGCGGAGGACGGCGACGCCGTCGCCGCGGACGCCGTCACGGCCTACGCCTACGCCCGCGTGGGCTACCACCGCGGCCTCGACGCGCTGCGTCGCGCCGGCTGGCGCGGCCAGGGCCCGATCCCGGTGTCCCACCCGGCCAACCGCGGCTTCCTCGCCGCCCTGCTCGCGCTCGGCGACGCCGCGCGTGCGCTGGGCGAGGTCGAGGAGGCGACGCGGATCGCGGAGTTCGTCGACCAGTCGGACCCGACCGCCCCCGCCGTCCTGGCGTCGGGCGTCCCGGTGGGCGAGGCGCCCGCCACCACAGGAGCGGAGTAG
- a CDS encoding adenylosuccinate synthase produces the protein MPAVVVVGAQWGDEGKGKATDQLGSRVDYVVKFNGGNNAGHTVVIGDEKYALHLLPSGILSPGVTPVIGNGVVVDLEVLFSELDHLETRGVDTSRLLVSGSAHVIPPYNRTLDKVTERFLGKRQIGTTGRGIGPTYADKMNRVGVRIQDLYDEKILREKIEGALEMKNQILLKVYNRRAVTVDETVDALLAWADRLQPMVADCSLVLNSALDRGEIVLFEAGQATMLDVDHGTYPFVTSSSATAAGACTGSGIGPTRIDRVVGVIKAYTTRVGEGPFPTELNDEMGEFLRKTGGEFGVTTGRSRRCGWYDAVIARYSSRINGLTDLVLTKLDVLTGLEKIPVCVAYDVDGVRYDEMPVDQSAFHHATPIYEELDGWYEDISSARTFEDLPVNAQRYVEHLESISGTRISAVGVGPQREATIARHDILG, from the coding sequence ATGCCTGCAGTCGTCGTCGTCGGAGCCCAGTGGGGCGACGAGGGCAAGGGGAAGGCGACCGATCAGCTCGGCTCGCGCGTCGACTACGTCGTCAAGTTCAACGGCGGCAACAACGCCGGGCACACGGTGGTGATCGGCGACGAGAAGTACGCCCTCCACCTGCTGCCCTCGGGCATCCTGAGCCCGGGCGTCACGCCGGTGATCGGCAACGGCGTCGTCGTCGACCTCGAGGTCCTGTTCTCCGAGCTCGACCACCTCGAGACGCGCGGTGTGGACACCTCCCGCCTGCTCGTCAGCGGCAGCGCGCACGTCATCCCGCCCTACAACCGCACGCTCGACAAGGTGACGGAGCGGTTCCTCGGGAAGCGCCAGATCGGCACCACCGGTCGCGGCATCGGCCCGACGTACGCGGACAAGATGAACCGCGTCGGCGTCCGGATCCAGGACCTGTACGACGAGAAGATCCTGCGCGAGAAGATCGAGGGCGCGCTGGAGATGAAGAACCAGATCCTCCTCAAGGTCTACAACCGGCGCGCCGTCACGGTCGACGAGACGGTGGACGCCCTGCTGGCCTGGGCCGACCGGCTCCAGCCGATGGTCGCGGACTGCTCGCTCGTGCTGAACTCCGCGCTCGACCGCGGCGAGATCGTCCTGTTCGAGGCCGGCCAGGCCACGATGCTCGACGTCGACCACGGCACCTACCCGTTCGTCACGTCCTCCTCGGCCACGGCCGCGGGCGCGTGCACCGGTTCCGGCATCGGCCCGACCCGGATCGACCGCGTCGTCGGCGTCATCAAGGCCTACACGACGCGCGTCGGCGAGGGTCCGTTCCCGACCGAGCTGAACGACGAGATGGGTGAGTTCCTGCGCAAGACGGGCGGCGAGTTCGGTGTCACCACCGGCCGCTCGCGCCGCTGCGGCTGGTACGACGCCGTCATCGCCCGCTACTCCTCGCGCATCAACGGGCTCACGGACCTCGTGCTGACCAAGCTCGACGTGCTCACCGGCCTCGAGAAGATCCCGGTGTGCGTGGCCTACGACGTCGACGGCGTCCGCTACGACGAGATGCCCGTCGACCAGAGCGCGTTCCACCACGCGACGCCGATCTACGAGGAGCTCGACGGCTGGTACGAGGACATCTCCTCGGCCCGCACGTTCGAGGATCTCCCGGTCAACGCGCAGCGCTACGTCGAGCACCTCGAGTCGATCTCCGGCACGCGGATCTCCGCCGTCGGCGTCGGCCCGCAGCGCGAGGCGACGATCGCACGGCACGACATCCTGGGCTGA
- a CDS encoding XdhC family protein produces MLELAHDLLPLLRAGRSAAVVTVTRVARSAPRGVGTSMVVTADARVVGSLSSGCVEGDAVLLALDALATGETRRATFGVVAVPDGGGRVRRAARPSSWPGPASRAAVRSTCWPTGSLRRTAR; encoded by the coding sequence ATGCTCGAGCTCGCCCACGATCTGCTGCCCCTGCTGCGGGCCGGGCGGAGCGCTGCCGTCGTGACGGTGACCCGGGTGGCCCGCAGCGCGCCGCGCGGCGTGGGCACCTCGATGGTCGTGACGGCGGACGCCCGGGTCGTCGGGTCGCTCTCCAGCGGGTGCGTCGAGGGCGACGCCGTGCTGCTGGCCCTCGACGCCCTCGCGACGGGGGAGACCCGCCGCGCCACCTTCGGCGTCGTGGCGGTGCCCGACGGCGGGGGGCGGGTCAGGCGGGCCGCTCGCCCGAGCTCGTGGCCGGGCCCGGCCTCGCGTGCGGCGGTTCGATCGACGTGCTGGCCTACCGGGTCACTCCGCAGGACGGCGCGGTGA